The Oceanithermus desulfurans genome has a window encoding:
- a CDS encoding CPBP family intramembrane glutamic endopeptidase, whose product MNPLAANRLLAAYVLGAPLVGGLLTGPLILFAPDSDLVSWPKVVVLGGLAAWIWSRYRAPLERRLGWVGVSAGDVVRLGVPTLAATLALGVAMPGLASPLLWAEPPDRFGSTALVADLLYLVLLAPLLEEWLFRGLLLRSYARARGGVFALWATSVLFALLHPGPSWFAFSLLMGWMLGRWVLSGGSLKAAFWVHLTNNALAVGVYPFLPEGTLGPVGPAAALALLAVAAVVVVRFSRRHRLPAERPERPAPVFSLSLGLVLLLGVLAQGTVLFFH is encoded by the coding sequence ATGAACCCCCTTGCGGCCAACCGGCTGCTGGCGGCGTACGTGTTGGGTGCGCCCCTCGTGGGCGGTTTGTTGACCGGCCCGCTCATCCTCTTTGCGCCGGACAGCGACCTTGTCTCCTGGCCCAAGGTCGTCGTCCTGGGCGGTCTGGCCGCCTGGATCTGGAGCCGGTACCGCGCCCCGCTCGAACGCCGTCTGGGTTGGGTGGGCGTTTCGGCGGGCGACGTCGTCCGCCTGGGGGTACCGACGCTGGCGGCAACCCTGGCGCTGGGGGTCGCGATGCCCGGCCTGGCCAGCCCCCTCCTCTGGGCGGAACCGCCCGACCGCTTCGGTTCGACGGCGCTGGTGGCGGACCTCCTCTACCTGGTCCTGCTGGCTCCGCTGCTCGAGGAGTGGCTGTTTCGCGGCCTGCTGCTGCGAAGCTACGCCCGGGCCCGGGGCGGGGTGTTCGCCCTCTGGGCCACGAGCGTCCTCTTCGCGCTGTTGCATCCGGGCCCTTCCTGGTTCGCTTTCTCGCTGCTTATGGGCTGGATGCTGGGCCGCTGGGTGCTGAGCGGCGGCAGCCTTAAGGCGGCGTTCTGGGTCCACCTCACCAACAACGCCCTGGCGGTCGGGGTGTACCCCTTCCTCCCGGAGGGGACGCTGGGGCCGGTGGGTCCGGCGGCGGCGCTGGCGCTGCTGGCGGTCGCGGCGGTGGTCGTCGTCCGGTTCAGCCGCCGGCACCGGCTGCCCGCGGAACGGCCCGAGCGGCCGGCTCCGGTCTTCAGCCTCAGCCTGGGGCTCGTGCTCTTACTGGGCGTTCTTGCGCAGGGGACGGTTCTCTTCTTCCACTAA
- a CDS encoding DNA cytosine methyltransferase, with translation MNLRNLTVLVILLLVALFAGLNWPLFTAPSEINLLFTRVSAPLGLILLAVIALLSLLYFIFIAVIETGALIEIRRYARQVEQARKLADQAEASRFAELKTYLEQELSALAQGQSDLKAHVSLEAGEARKALSLEHDTLKSQHAEISGRVDQKTEQLKGELLARLESLERGLASDVERTGNTLAAYLGELEDRLLGRAGEGEAASEEA, from the coding sequence ATGAACCTACGCAACCTGACCGTGCTGGTCATCCTCTTGCTGGTGGCGCTCTTCGCCGGCCTGAACTGGCCGCTCTTCACCGCGCCCAGCGAGATCAACCTGCTCTTCACCCGCGTCTCCGCGCCGCTGGGGCTGATCCTGCTGGCCGTGATCGCGCTGCTCAGCCTGCTCTACTTCATCTTCATCGCCGTGATCGAGACCGGAGCCCTCATCGAAATCCGCCGCTACGCGCGTCAGGTGGAACAGGCGCGCAAGCTGGCCGACCAGGCCGAGGCCAGCCGCTTCGCCGAGCTGAAGACCTACCTGGAGCAGGAGCTGAGCGCGCTGGCCCAGGGCCAGTCCGACCTCAAGGCACACGTCAGCCTCGAGGCCGGGGAGGCGCGCAAGGCCCTTTCCCTCGAGCACGACACCCTCAAGTCGCAGCACGCCGAGATCTCCGGGCGCGTGGACCAGAAGACCGAGCAGCTCAAGGGCGAGCTGCTGGCGCGGCTGGAGAGCCTGGAGCGCGGCCTCGCCTCCGACGTCGAACGCACCGGCAACACCCTGGCCGCCTACCTGGGCGAGCTGGAAGACCGGCTGCTGGGCCGTGCGGGCGAAGGCGAAGCCGCCAGCGAAGAGGCCTGA
- the argB gene encoding acetylglutamate kinase: protein MLVVKIGGSLDGAEPLVRDLAHHEGELIVVHGGGPRIGAELEARGFETRFEGGLRVTPPEQMAVVEQVLTQLGKELADRLSQLGRLSVGLSGRDARLLRAEPLDERLGRVGRITAVNTSLLFALMSRHLTPVISPIASAEGGPLNVNADEVAAAVAGCLGEPLVYLTDVPGVLADPADPESRIPVLDGGEAEARIEDGTIAGGMIPKVRAALLALEFGAPWVMIARGEPGALPQLLAGQVGTRIVPEKISREV, encoded by the coding sequence ATGCTGGTGGTTAAGATCGGCGGAAGCCTGGACGGAGCGGAGCCCCTGGTGCGCGACCTCGCGCACCACGAGGGCGAGCTGATCGTGGTGCACGGCGGGGGTCCGCGCATCGGGGCCGAGCTGGAGGCGCGCGGCTTCGAGACCCGGTTCGAAGGCGGCCTGCGCGTCACCCCGCCCGAGCAGATGGCCGTGGTGGAGCAGGTGCTGACGCAGCTCGGCAAGGAGCTGGCCGACCGGCTCTCGCAGCTGGGCCGGCTCTCCGTGGGCCTCAGCGGCCGCGACGCCCGCCTGCTGCGCGCCGAGCCCCTGGACGAGCGGCTGGGGCGCGTGGGGCGCATCACCGCGGTGAACACCTCGCTCCTCTTCGCGCTGATGAGCCGCCACCTGACGCCGGTGATCAGCCCGATCGCGAGCGCCGAAGGGGGCCCCCTCAACGTCAACGCCGACGAGGTGGCCGCGGCGGTGGCCGGCTGTCTGGGGGAACCGCTTGTCTACCTGACCGACGTGCCGGGGGTGCTCGCCGACCCCGCCGACCCCGAGAGCCGCATCCCCGTGCTCGACGGTGGCGAGGCGGAGGCGCGCATCGAAGACGGTACGATCGCCGGGGGGATGATCCCCAAGGTGCGGGCGGCGCTCCTGGCGCTCGAGTTCGGCGCCCCCTGGGTGATGATCGCCCGGGGCGAGCCGGGCGCCCTGCCGCAGTTGCTCGCGGGGCAGGTGGGCACCCGCATCGTTCCGGAAAAAATCTCGCGCGAAGTATAA
- a CDS encoding cation:proton antiporter gives MPHEQALLLTVSWAVGLGLAAQLVAHRLRIPAIVLLLVTGVLAGPSVLGWVHPEYMGEGLGVLVKLAVAVILFEGALSLRLEDLRRAASEVRGLITTGVVVTWVLATLAAYALAGFSWPLAILFGSLMTVTGPTVVQPLLRRVRVPRKLKAILEGEAILVDPVGAVLAVAVMDVVLGLSGAHPLTWYGAIWAYFGRLLTGGAVGAVGALLLSRLFRRHDWVPLELRNLVALAGVWVAFAVAEALLPEAGLMAAVAMGLVFQRSEVPEERRLRHFKEQLTVLGISVLFILLAADLPLAVVREAGWPAFWTALVLALVVRPLAVAAATWRSPLSWREKFFVAWIGPRGIVAASVASLFALALRGAGIPGGDALLAAVFVTIFVTVTLAGLTAPWVARLLGLTRGTGKLAIIVGAGPLARTVGQLMKEHGRRVVLVDRNQSLVWAARRAGLEAVLGNALEEDTLAGVGADEAETLLAATTNAEVNVLAVAIAREEFHTARAYPVVDAKGVSAEMVEQIGGQIAFGRPIDIRDWEHALNYEAVVTLEWAVPEGFAGGAVGQLELPDFLLPLVRLRGEEAEIVHAAQTWSRGERVVFVARAPEDEVKAALDALAQS, from the coding sequence GTGCCGCACGAACAGGCGCTGCTCCTGACCGTTTCCTGGGCCGTGGGCCTGGGGCTGGCGGCGCAGCTGGTCGCGCACCGGCTGCGCATCCCCGCGATCGTCCTGCTCCTGGTGACGGGGGTGCTCGCGGGCCCCAGCGTCCTCGGCTGGGTGCACCCCGAGTACATGGGCGAGGGCCTCGGGGTGCTCGTCAAGCTGGCCGTGGCCGTCATCCTCTTCGAGGGCGCTTTGAGCCTGCGCCTCGAGGACCTGCGCCGCGCCGCGTCCGAGGTGCGCGGGCTGATCACCACCGGGGTGGTCGTCACCTGGGTGCTGGCCACGCTGGCCGCCTACGCGCTGGCCGGGTTCAGCTGGCCGCTGGCCATCCTCTTCGGCTCCCTGATGACGGTGACCGGCCCCACCGTGGTGCAGCCGTTGCTGCGGCGGGTGCGGGTGCCGCGCAAGCTCAAGGCCATCCTCGAGGGGGAGGCGATCCTCGTCGACCCCGTGGGCGCGGTGCTGGCCGTCGCGGTCATGGACGTCGTGCTCGGCCTTTCGGGGGCCCACCCGCTTACCTGGTACGGCGCGATCTGGGCCTACTTCGGCCGGCTGCTCACCGGCGGCGCGGTCGGGGCGGTGGGGGCGCTGCTGCTCTCGCGCCTCTTCCGCCGGCACGACTGGGTGCCGCTCGAGCTGCGCAACCTGGTCGCCCTCGCCGGCGTCTGGGTCGCCTTCGCCGTCGCCGAGGCACTGCTACCCGAGGCCGGCCTGATGGCGGCGGTGGCCATGGGTCTGGTCTTCCAGCGCAGCGAGGTGCCCGAGGAGCGGCGGCTGCGCCACTTCAAGGAACAGTTGACGGTGCTGGGGATCAGCGTCCTCTTCATCCTCCTGGCCGCCGACCTGCCGCTGGCCGTGGTGCGCGAGGCGGGCTGGCCCGCGTTCTGGACCGCGCTGGTGCTGGCGCTGGTCGTGCGCCCGCTGGCCGTGGCCGCGGCGACCTGGCGCTCGCCGCTCTCCTGGAGGGAAAAGTTCTTCGTCGCCTGGATCGGGCCGCGCGGCATCGTGGCCGCCTCGGTGGCCTCGCTCTTCGCGCTCGCGCTCCGCGGGGCGGGCATCCCCGGGGGCGACGCGCTGCTCGCCGCGGTCTTCGTGACCATCTTCGTCACCGTCACCCTTGCGGGGCTGACCGCCCCCTGGGTGGCGCGGCTGCTCGGCCTCACCCGCGGCACCGGCAAGCTCGCCATCATCGTGGGCGCCGGGCCCCTGGCGCGCACGGTGGGCCAGTTAATGAAGGAGCACGGCCGCCGGGTCGTCCTCGTCGACCGTAACCAGAGCCTGGTCTGGGCCGCCCGCCGCGCGGGGCTGGAGGCCGTGCTGGGCAACGCCCTGGAGGAGGACACCCTGGCCGGCGTGGGCGCCGACGAGGCCGAGACGCTGCTCGCCGCGACGACCAACGCCGAGGTCAACGTTCTGGCCGTGGCCATCGCGCGCGAGGAGTTCCACACCGCCCGCGCCTACCCCGTGGTCGACGCCAAGGGCGTCAGCGCCGAGATGGTGGAGCAGATCGGCGGGCAGATCGCCTTCGGCCGCCCCATCGACATCCGCGACTGGGAGCACGCCCTCAACTACGAAGCCGTCGTCACCCTGGAGTGGGCCGTTCCCGAGGGGTTCGCCGGCGGGGCCGTGGGTCAGCTCGAGCTGCCCGACTTCCTGCTGCCGCTGGTGCGGCTGCGCGGAGAGGAGGCCGAGATCGTCCACGCCGCGCAGACCTGGAGCCGCGGCGAGCGGGTGGTCTTCGTCGCGCGCGCCCCCGAGGACGAGGTCAAAGCGGCGCTAGACGCGCTCGCGCAGAGCTAG
- a CDS encoding DMT family transporter — protein sequence MGARPGLGTVVAVLVVGVAAVSAAAIFIRFAFASAGASGPGVALLLAGVRLGLAALLLAPTWPGLVRARPRPGAFAMAVLAGVFLAAHFGTWVTSLAYTSVAASVTIVTTNPIWVALFGWLWLGERVGRLTLGGILLATAGGVLIGLGDAGGGSAGSAPLLGDALALVGAWTVSGYFLLGREAQRRGLSIGQYVAVAYATAAAVLLPLPALFGTPYTGWPPAFYGYALAMALTSQLIGHTSFNWAVRWIPPVMVTLAILFEPLGSGFLAYLFFGEVPPPLVFVGAAVLLGGVGTAVLGQARG from the coding sequence ATGGGGGCGCGTCCGGGGTTGGGCACGGTGGTCGCCGTGCTGGTCGTGGGGGTGGCCGCGGTGAGCGCGGCCGCGATCTTCATTCGCTTCGCCTTCGCCAGCGCCGGCGCTTCCGGCCCCGGGGTGGCCCTGCTGCTCGCGGGGGTGCGCCTGGGCCTCGCCGCGCTGCTGCTGGCGCCGACCTGGCCCGGGCTGGTGCGCGCCCGCCCCCGGCCCGGGGCCTTCGCCATGGCCGTGCTCGCCGGGGTCTTCCTCGCCGCCCACTTCGGCACCTGGGTGACGAGCCTGGCCTACACCTCGGTGGCCGCCTCGGTCACGATCGTGACGACGAACCCCATCTGGGTGGCGCTCTTCGGCTGGCTCTGGCTGGGCGAGCGCGTCGGCCGCCTCACCCTGGGGGGCATCCTGCTCGCCACGGCGGGCGGCGTGCTCATCGGGCTGGGCGACGCCGGCGGCGGGTCGGCCGGGTCGGCGCCGCTCTTGGGGGACGCGCTGGCGCTGGTGGGCGCCTGGACGGTGAGCGGCTACTTCCTGCTGGGCCGCGAGGCCCAGCGCCGCGGGCTCTCGATCGGCCAGTACGTGGCCGTGGCCTACGCCACCGCCGCCGCGGTGCTGCTGCCGCTGCCCGCGCTCTTCGGCACCCCCTACACCGGCTGGCCGCCCGCCTTTTACGGCTACGCCCTGGCCATGGCCCTTACCAGCCAGCTGATCGGCCACACCAGCTTCAACTGGGCGGTGCGCTGGATCCCGCCGGTGATGGTGACGCTGGCCATCCTCTTCGAGCCGCTGGGCTCGGGGTTCTTGGCCTACCTGTTCTTCGGCGAGGTTCCGCCGCCGCTGGTCTTCGTGGGGGCCGCGGTCTTGCTCGGCGGGGTGGGCACGGCGGTACTGGGCCAGGCGCGCGGCTGA
- a CDS encoding DUF47 domain-containing protein, which yields MKLPSLFGGTRGLEAQIDLYFDKVQEAGLVFGRAMELYLERGVSEGFEELVRRVTEVEEEADDLRREIETQMTTHTLIPELREDVLSLIEQVDEVTNHYEAAVYSFYIQQPVIDAAYRADFAELARMVQQTAEEMVTAARAFFRDLSAVRDHVKKVQFYESEADKITTRVGRQIFESDLDLAQKMHLTSFLDRLDSIADTAEDIGDKLSILTIKRMV from the coding sequence ATGAAGCTACCCTCGCTCTTCGGCGGCACCCGCGGCCTGGAGGCCCAGATCGACCTCTACTTCGACAAGGTGCAGGAGGCCGGGCTGGTCTTCGGCCGGGCGATGGAGCTCTACCTCGAGCGTGGCGTCTCCGAAGGCTTCGAAGAACTGGTGCGGCGCGTGACCGAGGTGGAGGAGGAGGCCGACGACCTGCGGCGCGAGATCGAGACCCAGATGACGACCCACACCCTCATCCCCGAGCTGCGCGAGGACGTGCTCTCGCTCATCGAGCAGGTGGACGAGGTGACCAACCACTACGAGGCGGCGGTCTACAGCTTCTACATCCAGCAACCCGTCATCGACGCGGCCTACCGGGCCGACTTCGCCGAGCTGGCGCGGATGGTGCAGCAGACCGCCGAGGAGATGGTCACCGCCGCGCGCGCCTTCTTCCGCGACCTCAGCGCCGTGCGCGACCACGTCAAGAAGGTGCAGTTCTACGAGTCCGAGGCCGACAAGATCACCACCCGCGTGGGGCGGCAGATCTTCGAGAGCGACCTCGACCTGGCACAAAAGATGCACCTGACCTCCTTCCTCGACCGCCTCGACAGCATCGCCGACACCGCCGAGGACATCGGCGACAAGCTCTCGATCCTGACGATCAAGCGGATGGTCTGA